The genomic region ATCACATGCTTATCACATGACTAACTTTACGGAAAAAGTTAACAGTGTTAGTGAACTGGGCTATCCCTACACCACTTTTAAGTCACAAGGACTATCCACACTCAAAACAACAACTTTGTCTATCCATGCTggctggtacaaaccacagggactatccgcgcaattttctcaTCTAAAAACATCCATACCAAAAGGTTTTTACTTCTATAAACCCAAAGGCACCGCGGCATCGCGCGGACCCATTTTACTAGTTAAAACTAATatctaaaacttaaatttttatataatcaaacattatatatttaacatatatatttataaaatgttTGTATGTAGCtagaatatatattatatgttcatatatattagaAAATATAGAATTAtatttaaaaagtcaacgttggtcaacaatCGAGTTCTCCCCGAGTTGCCGAGAACTCCTCAAAAATGCCCGACCGAGTTCTCCCCGATTTCCGAGTTCTTCAACCTTGACTAAAAACATATAAAATTAtagatatacataaaatattatttttaatgatcaattttaaaacaactttttagggactcatgtttggtgttttatcgattatttgtcaatGGAAGTTAAAATGATTTCAACGAACGAGCtcataatttatgtgttgttattcaatattaatgttttcgatacaaaaattatcaataataaataactttgtattgtaattgtattataaatTGGATAAGTATCAATATAATATTATCAACTACTAATTTACATCAACCAAAAGAAGTGATAATGTTTCCGTGAATCATGATAGTAGCTTAAGCAATTTAAGCCTAAACTAGTTCTACATCCACTTGTACAACAAAAAGTTTGAGGATTTTTcatcttgattttttttttttaatattcaaATAGAAAGAATAAAGTAACATAGAATATGTTAAATATTATACAAATACGGATTATctaatacatatacatacttaataTGAATTTATCATATATAATAATGAAAATATGAAGTATTATGAATCTAATACGCCCTTTGATTTCATTCTCATCATGGCAAGAATGGCAAGAAGTTCTTAGTTGGATTGACTCGGGTTTTTCCACGCAAGATTCAAAGGATCGTATGTTATCGATTGTTGTGGCGATTCATTGGTTGATTTGGAGGTTCCGTAGTTTTTGTTTATTCAATGATAAAACTGTGAGAAATTGTAATTTAGTTGATTTAGTAAAGTATTTTTCCTTTTATTGGCTCCGTTATAGGGCGAAAACGTAGTTTAAATTGGAATACTTGGGTTGTTTATCCGTTGTAATGCCTTTTTAGCTTTTTGCTAAGGGGCCGttttgatttttaatataaattttgccGTTCCAAAAAAAAATAGTGAAAATATGTTAGATATTTTTGAATGGTCGCGGAGAATGATGATGCGTACTATCTTTTGTTGATTAGTTGATTTAGCGTTTGGTAAACAATACCATCACATTGAAGCAACCAATAAAAGTTTATAAGAACACTTGTAGATAACTTTACAAACACTTTTATTTATGACATAATATTACACACTTTCTATTTGAAACAATCAAAAGAGTCTTGTTTGTTTCTCTTGAAAACTCAAAAGGCTGTTTATATAAAAGAATTTGGAGGGAAAAAATTGTGATATGTTCAATTTTAAGGGGAAAAAAAAGAGAGTAATTGGTAAAAATTGTGACATGTTCATTTGTAAGAAAAAAAGATGAGGAACAAGATTGTTAACTAAAACTGTTAAATACGTAATTTAAGGATTAACTTAGCAAATGTGAAGATAGAAAACATTTTAATAATTGTGTCACATTAGAAAATttaaacttttacggagtattactAATTTTTGTTTTAACAATAGTTCGGGATCAACCAGGGATAACTaaaccactcacgcgttcatctctcACAGTTGCATAACTCACCCCCAACTGCTACACAGGAGGAAACCCGACCCTATCCGAAGACATGAGTGGTAAAAACACCCCTCTCACACTGCTCTCGCAATGCGATGTGCGAAAAACACCCTTGGGTGAAATTCAAGGGAAGCATTGATAGATTGAGTTCGAGTCATGGTCACCCGCACTTTGATTACAGCAAAGCAAAGTGTGATTGATCTTAGAACTTGTTTTAATCATTGGAGATTTAGAACCACTTATCGCTTAATCCTTTTCTTTTATCAAACCAAACCAATCATTTTATATAGAAAAAGAGATTTTTAGGTTTTCTTTTTCTTCCATCTTTTTTAAtgataaaatgaaaataaataaaatcgaaaagtgAAAAATTAGCAAATTATCGTCTATCGTCTATAAAAATATAACTTCACACGAAACTCCCattttcttcttctggttccttccTAACCCCTCTGATATATTTTATGATTATATGATCTAAGATCTCTTTTCAACACTCCGAATTAGCAAAAATTCAAAACTAAAAATGGAGTGTTTGAGATTCAATGGATTCGTGTTCATATCAATCGTCTTCTTCCTCTTAACGATCTCACCTTCTGAATCGTTCTATCTTCCTGGTGTTGCTCCTCGTGATTTCAATAGAGTACGTTATCTTAATTCTCTTATTCTTCCTTTTCAtcgacatatatgtacatatatatagatatagatgtcGTTGCACACATATAAACACACTTACTATCTGTCGCTAGGATCTACAGCTCTTAATTTGACTTCACTCTTGTAGCTTTTGCATAGCTTGTGATCGATCTGTATCTATCGATTTTAGATCTAGGGTTTTAGGCTTTAGTCTTATGTTGAATTGTACTTTTTAGTCCACTTTTTAGTATATAGTTaactaattaactaattaattactaATTGATTAATTGGTTGATATGTAATGGGCAATGTAGTAGCAGTTGATAATTATTGTAATGAATTTACCGAATCCCAATGCCTGTTAGTATTTATAATTATCTGTTAGCTGATTTATATAAAGCTTGGTGTTGTATTATGATGAAGTTTATGACTACCTAATTGTTTAATTAGGGTGATTCGctacaagtcaaagtcaacaagctATCGTCTACGAAGACACAGCTTCCGTATGACTATTATTACTTGAATTACTGTAAGCCAAAACACATTCAGAACAGTGCTGAGAATTTGGGGGAAGTTTTGCGAGGTGATCGTATTGAGAACTCGGTCTACACTGTGAGTATATATTACGCTCGTCCTTGATTTGGGTTTTTGTTGTTAAGCGGGATTTGGGGAGCGCTTTATTATGTTTTTGTTAATGATGTTATGATTTCAGTTTAGTATGAGAGAGGAGCTCCCATGTAAAGTTGGTTGCAGAGTGAAGCTTGACGCTCAATCTGCAAAGAACTTCAAGGAAAAAATTGATGACGAGTACCGGGTTAACATGTAAGTCTCCTTCTTTATAATTCGTTTGATAATTTTATAGCTCATAGATTTGTTGATGCTACATTTAAGTATGGATATGATATGGTTTGGTTGTTTGAATCTTGAATATGTGATGCAGGATATTGGATAATCTCCCAGTTGCTGTTCTTAGACAAAGACGTGATGGTAGTCAATCAACCACTTACGAACATGGTTTTCGTGTAGGGTTTAAAGGGAATTATGCTGGGGTGAGATTTGTAAAAAAAGATTTGTAAAAAAAGATTTGTACTTGACCGTTTCATTTGATTTAGAAATGTTCATGAACTTATTCTTTTATTTGCAATTACAGAGTAAAGAGGAAAAATATTTCATCAACAATCACTTGAGCTTTAGAGTCATGTATCACAAAGACCTTGAGACTGATTTGGCTCGAATTGTCGGATTTGAAGTTACTCCAAACAGGTATTTGGAGTTTAATCTTTGATATGTGACTTGTATCTTataactaattaatatattaatattaattaatatttaattaattctccaAATTTTATTAATAGTATCAATCATGAGTACAAGGATTGGGATGACAAGAACCCTCAATTGACAACGTGCAACCAAAATACCAAAAATATAATTCAAGGAAGCACGGTACCACAGGAAGTCGATACCGATAAGGAGGTAGTGTTTACTTACGACGTTACTTTCAAGGTACGACTCAATGTTCTTATATCATATTCATGCATCATTATATACATTTTGCACGCGTTATTTCTTTTtgtaattcaaaaaaaaaaaatgttgtgcAGGAGAGCGATATTAAATGGGCGTCACGTTGGGACACGTATCTTCTTATGAATGACGATCAAATCCACTGGTTTTCAATCATAAACTCACTAATGATTGTCCTTTTCCTTTCGGGAATGGTAGCAATGATCATGATGAGAACTTTGTACCGAGACATTGCAAATTATAATCAGTTAGACTCGACAGACGAAGCACAAGAAGAAACTGGATGGAAACTTCTTCATGGAGATGTTTTTCGGGCCCCATCAAAATCTGGGCTTCTTTCTGTTTATGTTGGAACCGGTGTACAGATTTTAGGCATGACATTAGTAACCATGATATTTGCATTACTAGGTTTCTTGTCACCATCTAACCGTGGTGGTCTAATGACGGCTTTGGTTCTTTTGTATGTTTTCATGGGGTTATTCGCGGGTTATTCCTCTGCACGATTATACAAAATGTTCAAAGGTACAGAATGGAAAAAGAATACACTTAAAACCGCCTTCATGTTTCCGGGTATTCTCTTTTCGATTTTTTTCGTTCTCAACGCGATAATTTGGGGGGAGAAATCGTCTGGTGCAGTACCGTTTGGTACCATGTTCGCTCTTGTATGCCTATGGTTCGGGATATCTGTACCGTTAGTGTTCGTGGGTAGTTATTTGGGTTTTAAAAAACCCGTGCTTGAAGACCCGGTAAAAACGAATAAAATCCCGAGACAAGTACCAGAACAAGCTTGGTACATGAAGCCTGTTTTTTCGATCCTAATTGGCGGGATTTTACCTTTTGGGGCGGTATTCATTGAGCTGTTCTTCATTTTGACTTCCATTTGGTTGAACCAGTTCTATTACATATTCGGGTTTCTGTTCATCGTGTTTGTGATTTTGATCATCACGTGTGCGGAGATAACTGTAGTGTTGTGTTACTTCCAGTTATGTAGTGAGGATTACAATTGGTGGTGGCGCGCTTACCTTACTGCGGGTTCATCAGCAGCGTATCTTTTCCTTTACTCGATATTTTACTTCTTCACTAAGTTGGAAATTACAAAGCTGGTTTCGGGTATCTTGTACTTTGGGTACATGTCGATTGCTTCGTACACGTTCTTTGTGTTGACGGGTACAATCGGGTTTTATGCGTGCTTATGGTTTGTAAGGAAGATCTACTCATCTGTTAAGATAGATTGATTGATGTAAACATATGAAGGAAGAAGAGAATGAGATGAAATACAAATGAAACAGTAGTGGCACTTGAGAGGCACAAAGGGTGTAATCTTTTGTTGGATGACATTCATATTGGGAAGTAGTAAAGTGATTTTGCCTAATTTTATAGTTTCTAGCTATAGCTTTGTTGCCTATTTTGTCCTCTCATTTTCAATAATTATTTTTTGTTTGTACCTTTTTTTTCATTGTTTGTTCACAAACATTAGTCTTATATGAACTTACTTCAGCCAGGTTTGTATCTGTTGTCACTTGTACCTATCAGCCAAAACTGTGCAGACTGCTGTGAGTGTTTCTTGTGTAATTGACATGTTTCTGATAGCAACTTGATTGCTTTCCTTGATTCTGATATTACCTGGGGCGATACTCTGCTAATGCACACAATTCTTGCCCCATGCAATTTTGCGGAATATAATATAAATTACCAGAAATGTCAATCAAGAAATGATAGATCTTGATCAAGAATTATGTTGCATAATGAAGCCAAAACTAGTAAGCTGCCTTGTTAAAGATATCGTACATTCGTAATTAATGGTGGAGATCTTCTGACCAGGACTGCACGAAAGATGAGCGTTAGGTCTTAATGGTTTCGTGACTTCACCAAAAGCTTGCATCTGGTAATTCTTCAACAATGATTGAAACTCGGGCCAATAACGTCCTATGCTTTGCCAGTTTACCCATACTTGACCTTAACCCATATTTTTCATGTCTAACGTCAAAAGTTCATTCCCATTTGGAGCATCAAAAGCTGCATAAATAATTTAGTTAAAAGACATAATACATCATAAATATATCTGTTGCCTTTCTAAATACAAATCATAAATATATCTGTTACTATAAGATGGAATTAGGGGGTGTGTGGAATATATGATATGTGCATATACCATGTTAATGGCTCGTTTTTTGCCTCGTAACAACCTAGAAACCAGTCAACAGATGAGCTACCACTGAGCGAGTGAAGACTTGGTGAATGAATGTACCGGAAGACGAACAGCAATGCTTAGCATCTAAATCTTGTTAAGGCCTCATTTAATCGATTCAAATGTGGTGAAACATGTTTGCaggtagaaaaaaaaaaaaagatcaaaaTTGTTACATGTTGGTTAGCGGTAGATGCATCGTGAAATGAAGTTTAGCAAACTCGAAAAGTACCAGATTCATAAAAGGTGCATCACAATCATAGCTCAAAGGATGGAGAAAAAAACAATAACAATATTCCCCAGCACCTGAAAAGACCCGATGTCATGATGCATAGTTTAACTGACTTTTGCTAACGTGTTTCTATGACACACGTTAAAGCGTATTTAATTAGGATTTCTTTAATGAATGTTgttattaaaatgcgtaaaatggaTAATACATGACGATTATGATTGACTTTTGATTAatgattaatattttatattttatattttatttatttcaaACACATTAAAATTACTCTTTAAAATTGTTTGTTAGAAAAATTTTAAATTTGAATTATACTTTGTGCTTGTTTGGTGTGATAAATTTATCAATATTAGTCAACCATACCTCGACATAAGACCGATCCTGTAAGAAACAGCTCAGTCGAACAAACTTCCGTCAATGGCTACACAAAcgtcatcaccaccaccaccaccaccaccgccaccgtTACCACCGACGGAATCAGTCGGACGCCGTTCCAAGTTCATCTGGCCTCTTCTCATCGCTGCTAGTGTTTCAATCGGAGGTATGTACATACAaatacaattatatgtatatacggAGTAATTGTTTTTacataataactttagatctagttGCTCCTGTATGGTAACCTTTTATCTTCGTTGAATCAACCGAAAACAGAGTTAGGTTTTCAGTTAGTTGATATGCTTATAACTGTTGTGCCTTTTGTATCTGATTTTAAATTCGATTTTGATCTGATGAATTTTTGCTTACCTTAGTGTATGAGCTAAATAAATAGGGAATATTACCTGAGTAACATATTATGTAATCAATTCTAGCATTTTAACACTAGAAGAATTCTTAAAAATTATGTAAAACAATGTATAAATCCGAACCAATTTTCTGTGAAATTTTTGGGATTTATACGAAATCTCCTGCTGCAATctatcctaatatgagaggaactaaaAGTGATGATTCCACAGATAATCTAGGTTTCATAGGATATGATATTGGTATTTGGAAGAACACAATATTGAACAGTTTAGTTGATTGTTTCAACTAATAAGTAATTGTAACTCAATTTAACAACCAAAATTAGGTATAACTATGTTAGTATCTATACAACACTGGAATAATACgctatttgatttttcaaatttgaataatatgaatatatgaatatgaatggtTTTTGCGACATCAATCAAAGGCCATAATTGATTGTAAGGTGTATAAATGGCTTGTAGTCTTAACTTGCTTGATTATTTCCGTTGTTCATGCTTAATATTTTATAGTTGGTCGTCGGAACACATTGTTGTTTTTTCAGAGGATTTCGTGTAGAGTTCACAACTTGTTAATGAGTTTAAAAACTGAATTAATTCATGAAGAAAAAACTCATGTCATGTATATTAAGTTTGACTTTAACCTTGATGTTTGCTTGATTGGTTATATCCAAACTCAGTATTATCCGAATTTGGTCTTTGTCAGGAACGACATTGACGGAGAAGAGTTACTGTAACTGTATGATTATATTTTGACCATTTGTATGGTAAAAGGCTAAAAGTTGATCAGGCCGTAGCATAGTGATTCAATGATTGTGTTTGCATAAGATTTTGATACATACGAAAACATGAGCCTTATATTTGTGCTCTGTTGTATTGTTGGCAATAGCCTGCGACTAGTGAAAATGAGTAACATTTCGTGGGCCAAATTGTGCAGCTTCACTAATTACTTTCCTTTTATACACTGAATTTtctaataaagataaagataaagatacctATTCCATGATTACAAATACTATACTATGAAGATAATACTTTTATCGCCTTTAACAGGATGCAATTTTTGATGTTTTGTAGCGTACCTTTACATGAAAACAAATAAGGATGAGAAAACACAGGGTGATGTGCCTGTGCCTGCACCTGCGGTTACATCATCTACTCCTACAACTACACCCACTGCTATTTCAACTGCTTCGGTATCACCGCCACCTCCCGCCGTTATGCAGCCAGTGAAACCAATTCCCGTTGATCAACAACGAGAGCTTTTCAAGTGGATATTGGAGGAGAAAAggaaagtgaagacaaaagatccTCAAGAGAAAAAGAAAATCGATGAAGAAAAAGCGTTACTCAAACAGTTCATTCGATCAAAGTCGATCCCATCTTTGTAATGATTTTACCTCTTGTAAACATATGGAATGTACATTTGTTTGTCTTGGATGTTGGGGATTAACTGATTATGTTGTATTTGCTGATGTTGTATATTTTGTGAAAATTGGAAGTTTTAAGCTTGATTTTGTTGGCTTATTTGCAATCATTGTTGTTATGGTCATGAAACATGTAGTATAGAGTACATGGCAAATGTATAGAAAAATTTAGGCCGAATGATTTTAAGAGctgaatgatttaaaatctgaataatttaattttttaaaaaacttttttcTAGTTATTGGTCGGAGGTCTACTCGGAAACAATCTCCATatctgtcgaatagagagagggatgactttctctatttttgagtgttttcactctgagtggagaaatAACTTGTCTTTATTCTTGGATAGggaaatgattgtctacatctcactttcccatacaccacttatgtggtattgggttttgttgttgttggttgaACTTAGTTTTGAATGACAATAATTtgtttaataatcattttaaagaaataaataaaaaataagagaatataattattatataagtgtTTTTGAAAAGCAGACgggatatattatatatacaaacaAACGAAACAGTGCTTATTGCTTAATAGATAATTCTTAATGGTTCACAGTTTTATTTTATTTAGAGGTTAAGAAAACACATTGAATGATGAACGATTCCAACTTATGGCACTAAATGTCtatttacattgtatttaatgatctGTTTCTGTAAAAAATTTAATTCAATAAGTAAAACTGTTGTTTCTTCGTTATTTAACACGTCACTTAATCTGAAAGCTAATGTGTTTCTACTTTCGATGAGACATGAAATCAGACACAACTTTTCAAATAACGTAAAATAAAACAGATTTAAATTTAGATAGAAAAAAAAAACAGCCCCAAGTCTAAGAGCACTAGGTGTCCGTAGTCCATTTCGATGTCCATTTTCAGTGTCGAAAATGGAAGCCGAAATTGACTGACAGTGACATGGGTGGAGGTGTCCACAGTGTCTATTTCAGTGTTCATTTCGGTgtccattttcatatttttatttttattttaattacttTTTAAATATAGATTGGGTTTTTTAATTAATTTTGAATAAGAAAAAACTTTTCATTAATATGTATTTAGATTAGATAAAAACATTAAATTAAAAAACTTGAATAAGATGAATAAATAGATTAGTCCAAATGTTTTACAGAATATTTTTTGGCCCAAAATAAAATATTTAGCCCAAAGGTAACAAAATATGCTCATTTTACAAAACCTAATAAACTTCTTAttctttcttcttcatcatcaaataCCTACCGTCACCAGCACAGCAGCAGAGCCTGCTTCAAACCTGCAAAAACAAAAAGCTGAATATAGCCGTTTAACGGCTatatttttcaaaaaaatttcTCAAACGGCTCTTTTGGTTCACCGTCGGTTTTTGGTGGCTGGAAATCGACGGCGAGATCGACGCCGTCACGGTGTCGACCGTCGGTCGATCTCACCGTCGATTTTGAAGGACGGTGAAAAAATTAAACGGGCACCGTGTGCTCTAAAGCATTCCGTTAACATGTAATCATACACATCCTAAATGTGTCTACTTCATGAAGAAGCCACGTAATCTAGTTTAGTTCTACAACTAAAAAAGCATATCCCCTTCATTCATAATTGAACTAGTCAATGTCATATATACAGCTCGTCatctacttatttttatttatctatctatctataatcaataatagaataataataaaataaaaaataaattatatgaattgaaatattttaattataattcaatCTTTaactcttaaatcttgacttgcacCTGTAAACTgaccataaatataaatataactagttTGGAGTTCCGCGCTTCGCTACGGAGACCAAATccacatacacatataatttcaatacttttcttaatcaataataaataaacggGTTATAAAATAAGGTAAATTATAAGTCGACTtccaaaaatagataaaaataatcattaccttttgtatataagataaaaatataggtaaaaagtaactggttaaatggtaaagtaattaaaaagcataatataatgaatgtaatgttttaaactgtgtatttttacctaaagactattaatattggacgtatttttacctaaagactattaatattggaccgaggagtaacatataacaatattttataatacttaaaaaagtaaacaatttttctattttgtatgtaatatttgtatatgtTCGGTTTCATATTGGCCGGTGGTCTTCACTTGGGGTTGAGAAGCGACTTTTCTTTATTGAAGGATAAATGAAGGATTATCAATGTCTCACATCTCCTATAAACCATACATgtgagattgagttttgttgttgtgttgttgtgtacaccaaattttatattttaaagaaaaatcaaagaaaTCATTTGTTCAATTACTCAACCAACGTTTTAACCTCCAAAACCCACCAATGGGCCTCTGGGCTGACCCGTCTTATATATTATACAAACAAAATCACTTTTTCATTAATTAACTTATTTCTTCAGTGTTCTTTCTCCCTTCTTTCATCCCATATACCACATTCTCCTTCTCATTCTTTTATTGTTATTCTTTTACTTATCATCTACTAAATGTAGAATATCTAATATCTAATTAGGTAATTAAAATTAGTTCGTTATGAATACTTGAAATATTGAAGTTTTCTAGATCTGTTGTATAATCCTTTTAGCCACACGACTTCATTTTAGTTAATCTAGTTCGTTTAAAAATTATGctatggtgtgtgtgtgtgtgtgtgtgtgtatatatatatatatatatatatatatatatatatatttagtttttcgactcaaatttttgtttgtatatcgatatacataatatgtatatttatagttgcaaaatacagagcaactgtgtttatctaaggatttatattttatactccattgtggtaagaaaaaaaaattcagagcaactgcgtttatctatggatttatattttatactccattgtggtaagggaAAACCCAAAAGATTTATactttatactccattgtggtaagcgaaaaaaaaaaattcagagcaactttgtttatctatgaatttatatttttatactccattgtggtaagggaaaaacaaaaaaaaaaaaaattataaaaaaataaaaaataaaaataaaataaaatgctacAGTGATTTCGCTACAGTGTTACAGTAgctgctacagtagctacagtgattTCGGGATACGTGGCGTGGTATGATTGGTGGGttttgtccatatttagtatatagtataatataaataaatatgatggAAAATCAGATGATGGATGCAAAAGAAGTTTCTAGAGGGGGAATCTCGTTACATAAAAATAAATTGAGGGACCTTTTTAAAAATATACTCATTTAAActgaactagttgtggagccctcgcttcgcgtcggaggctccgttttgaatgcgagttaaaaaaaaagtcttgatctat from Rutidosis leptorrhynchoides isolate AG116_Rl617_1_P2 chromosome 9, CSIRO_AGI_Rlap_v1, whole genome shotgun sequence harbors:
- the LOC139867462 gene encoding uncharacterized protein — encoded protein: MATQTSSPPPPPPPPPLPPTESVGRRSKFIWPLLIAASVSIGAYLYMKTNKDEKTQGDVPVPAPAVTSSTPTTTPTAISTASVSPPPPAVMQPVKPIPVDQQRELFKWILEEKRKVKTKDPQEKKKIDEEKALLKQFIRSKSIPSL
- the LOC139868366 gene encoding transmembrane 9 superfamily member 7-like, whose translation is MECLRFNGFVFISIVFFLLTISPSESFYLPGVAPRDFNRGDSLQVKVNKLSSTKTQLPYDYYYLNYCKPKHIQNSAENLGEVLRGDRIENSVYTFSMREELPCKVGCRVKLDAQSAKNFKEKIDDEYRVNMILDNLPVAVLRQRRDGSQSTTYEHGFRVGFKGNYAGSKEEKYFINNHLSFRVMYHKDLETDLARIVGFEVTPNSINHEYKDWDDKNPQLTTCNQNTKNIIQGSTVPQEVDTDKEVVFTYDVTFKESDIKWASRWDTYLLMNDDQIHWFSIINSLMIVLFLSGMVAMIMMRTLYRDIANYNQLDSTDEAQEETGWKLLHGDVFRAPSKSGLLSVYVGTGVQILGMTLVTMIFALLGFLSPSNRGGLMTALVLLYVFMGLFAGYSSARLYKMFKGTEWKKNTLKTAFMFPGILFSIFFVLNAIIWGEKSSGAVPFGTMFALVCLWFGISVPLVFVGSYLGFKKPVLEDPVKTNKIPRQVPEQAWYMKPVFSILIGGILPFGAVFIELFFILTSIWLNQFYYIFGFLFIVFVILIITCAEITVVLCYFQLCSEDYNWWWRAYLTAGSSAAYLFLYSIFYFFTKLEITKLVSGILYFGYMSIASYTFFVLTGTIGFYACLWFVRKIYSSVKID